The following coding sequences lie in one Rutidosis leptorrhynchoides isolate AG116_Rl617_1_P2 chromosome 4, CSIRO_AGI_Rlap_v1, whole genome shotgun sequence genomic window:
- the LOC139841869 gene encoding uncharacterized protein, which yields MAKSEHSLIKKSSSAEKHVPANKKAPAKTTGKRKHQSVTNAVDNPKQKHKVKDVPSDDEVESKLPALRLRTTPTQFAKVMCSLTPEQKVCVTRLGFRSLIGFNIDQLPGNLVYYVVDNFDGDEMIIKTQKGNIKVDSQAVHDVFGLEDVGTDIDTLELKLGSLFVQNWLNQFPPPPFVTRSSSLCSKILTSTEVDSIFQMNFIMLFASTMVSCERNGKVSSYVLMRLSDDVDISSINWSMFLLSSLKYSKNGWNRNDPNCFYTGAATFLTLLYLDRTKFDSFPVVRGRPVFKNWKGAIAVRAKKEAELGSFGLLELADEYDEEAENGEGFLKLEDEDKADLRAIEGYCEVIEEKFKLVNELKHFLSRTIRESLSKYPDEKILISYEKKLNEVFKMDVCDVKTDDEMEDESEGKDDDDVNNDESEGKDDDDDDDDDHDDDEKNADSEKKDDECVDVNKVESEKKIDDGQSKADDDVNDEQEVNLDSDDPIVPVVTEVVGPKVAEKDVDKDQNEEEYTSLTQWFNNNVNEEDKYENKEYDEAVKLLDKGKLASSPEVGKTLPKQTAVQSKKFCKKAIKKDRTIVLRSAYINKLTVVSDILTNSELILAMELFSMKLSPSETVFESRKGSMIHRLSLESLCPDVYVEASVIDLWSFILNEEQKYRGQSSPSRFFFPSSIIYSYLYDNKNMKKEDKLMIIKESANAWFRFFPKLASLRKVDLVFFPICRHGHFFVLVIDMKVPKLYILDNSSVVKNYAARYAKVFNLLLYAFAEHMKFHKHPFANQIEKLERIRISLPWKTIDNVVDCGVFAMFHMDMFKARSENEWSDVLVPESAEQKNQLRKLRIRYASKILSHDLNIHAEQMLRNARNFAAFHEKKDYRKVIISAKQSRGVRVEKAKNQEVHDQQSNEE from the exons ATGGCTAAATCGGAGCATTCTCTAATCAAAAAATCGTCGTCGGCTGAAAAGCATGTTCCGGCTAATAAAAAAGCTCCGGCCAAAACTACTG GTAAAAGAAAACACCAGTCTGTTACCAATGCCGTTGATAATCCCAAACAGAAACACAAAGTTAAGGATGTTCCTTCTGATGATGAAGTTGAGTCTAAGCTACCTGCTCTTAGGCTAAGGACAACACCGACGCAGTTTGCAAAGGTGATGTGTTCGTTGACCCCCGAACAAAAAGTTTGTGTCACGAGACTTGGGTTTCGTTCTTTAATTGGGTTTAATATAGACCAATTGCCGGGTAATCTTGTTTACTATGTTGTTGACAATTTCGATGGTGATGAGATGATAATAAAGACTCAAAAAGGAAACATTAAGGTTGATTCCCAAGCTGTCCATGATGTGTTTGGACTCGAAGATGTTGGTACTGATATAGACACCTTGGAACTCAAGCTTGGTAGTCTTTTTGTTCAAAATTGGTTGAATCAGTTTCCACCACCCCCGTTTGTCACCCGTTCATCTTCACTGTGTTCTAAGATCCTGACCTCAACGGAAGTTGATAGTATCTTTCAGATGAACTTTATCATGTTGTTTGCAAGCACGATGGTGTCATGTGAAAGAAATGGGAAAGTGAGTTCGTATGTGTTGATGAGGTTGTCTGACGATGTTGATATTTCAAGTATCAACTGGTCCATGTTTCTTCTTTCTTCATTGAAATATAGCAAAAATGGATGGAACAGaaatgatcccaactgtttctacaCCGGTGCTGCTACTTTTCTCACC CTGCTATATCTCGACCGTACAAAGTTTGATTCTTTTCCTGTTGTTCGTGGGCGTCCAGTTTTCAAGAACTGGAAAGGAGCCATTGCGGTTCGTGCAAAGAAAGAGGCTGAGCTCGGATCATTTGGGCTGTTGGAACTTGCAGATGAATATGACGAAGAAGCAGAAAATGGGGAGGGTTTTCTCAAACTTGAAGATGAGGATAAGGCTGATCTGCGTGCGATtgag GGTTATTGTGAAGTTATCGAGGAGAAGTTTAAATTGGTCAATGAGTTGAAGCATTTTTTATCACGGACAATACGTGAAAGTTTGTCCAAGTACCCAGATGAGAAGATATTGATATCTTATGAAAAGAAGTTGAACGAAGTCTTTAAAATGGATGTGTGTGATGTGAAGACTGACGATGAGATGGAGGATGAGTCAGAGGGAAAAGACGATGATGATGTCAACAATGATGAGTCAGAGGGaaaagacgatgatgatgacgatgatgatgaccaCGATGATGATGAGAAGAATGCTGAttcggagaaaaaagatgatgaatgtGTTGATGTAAACAAGGTTGAGTCTGAGAAAAAGATTGATGATGGGCAATCCAAGGCTGATGATGATGTGAATGATGAGCAAGAAGTTAATCTTGATTCCGATGATCCAATTGTTCCAGTTGTGACAGAAGTTGTAGGTCCAAAGGTTGCTGAGAAAGATGTTgacaaagatcaaaatgaagaagaGTACACATCTTTgacacaatggtttaacaacaacgTTAATGAG GAGGATAAATATGAGAACAAGGAGTATGATGAAGCTGTGAAATTGTTAGACAAGGGCAAGTTGGCAAGCAGCCCTGAAGTTGGAAAAACGTTACCGAAACAAACGGCTGTCCAGTCAAAGAAATTTTGTAAAAAAGCTATAAAGAAAGATCGGACAATCGTTCTTAGATCTGCTTATATCAACAAGCTGACTGTTGTGTCTGACATTCTGACAAACTCTGAGCTTATTTTGGCTATGGAATTATTTTCGATGAAGCTTAGCCCTTC TGAGACTGTTTTTGAATCAAGAAAAGGCAGCATGATACACCGTCTTAGTTTGGAATCACTTTGCCCCGATGTTTATGTTGAGGCTAGTGTAATTGATTTATGGAGCTTTATACTGAACGAAGAGCAAAAGTACAGAGGACAATCTAGCCCGTCTAGGTTTTTTTTCCCTTCTTCAATCATT TATTCTTACTTGTATGACAACAAGAACATGAAAAAGGAAGATAAGCTGATGATAATCAAAGAAAGTGCTAATGCTTGGTTTCGATTTTTTCCAAAGCTTGCGTCACTCCGAAAAGTTGATCTT GTATTTTTCCCAATCTGCAGACATGGGCATTTCTTTGTCTTGGTGATTGACATGAAAGTTCCCAAGCTCTACATACTTGACAACTCTTCGGTAGTTAAAAACTATGCTGCAAGATACGCCAAAGTTTTCAATCTTTtg CTATATGCTTTTGCTGAACATATGAAATTTCATAAGCATCCTTTTGCAAATCAAATTGAAAAATTGGAACGAATTAGGATTTCGCTGCCATGGAAAACAATAGATAATGTTGTGGATTGTGGCGTGTTTGCTATGTTCCACATGGACATGTTTAAAGCAAGATCAGAGAATGAGTGGTCTGATGTATTGGTGCCTGAGTCGGCTGAACAAAAGAATCAGCTACGGAAGCTGAGGATTCGCTATGCATCGAAGATTTTGTCGCATGATCTAAACATACATGCTGAGCAGATGTTAAGAAATGCAAGAAATTTTGCCGCATTCCATGAAAAGAAAGATTATAGGAAGGTTATCATTTCTGCAAAACAATCAAGAGGTGTCCGAGTTGAAAAAGCTAAAAATCAAGAGGTGCATGACCAGCAATCTAATGAAGAGTGA
- the LOC139841868 gene encoding protein FAR1-RELATED SEQUENCE 5-like, translated as MEPEREYDISDEDINEIQNDDDYNSPKATATRKNETPGGSLYYAPIVDKLFLPVIGHNYGTLDQCEEMYRLYAYHACFDIRKAGQKTAKSGLVKQKYYLCNKAGTPKEVYFDTLQETKKPIRKSNMECTGCRAKVRFDWVYGTDTFVLADFEEQHNHELLPIEYRHLSKKERQMRYAEKLFVYHSTVSNIGPTKAYEVYSNMKGSEKNVHGTVIDFRNWKRDLNVFINATDSQMLVNKMEERKKYVPGFSFEYKLEKSQLHSIFWADEVAKCNYKEFSDVISFDATYRTNRYNLKFVPFTGIDNHRRCVTVAAAMIKDETAESYKWLLNCFMKTFGKEPNMIVTDQDKSMAIAIKEVFKTAKHRLCMWHIMRKVPSKIQEANPNIEDKQEKDFKKRFDKIVWNMYIEPTVFEEKWEKLMDDFSLKNDSWFKYMFDVRSSWIPAYFIETEMFGLMRTTSRSESENAFFSHFTRSASNLLTFMDGFESAMLKQRSKQESLDVQTIKKNPKLLTLLRIEKHASKVYTNTIFLIIQQEIVAALYKCSLDKMDKEEYTEIFVVKEKLEKRKECSNEGKKNEGSNEGKKDEGSSMEDKREGSNEEKEFFKYKVLITCDWLIHQFHTFFIMKNDNIDEIPEKYIMRRWRRDIIPPELRSRRNRYGNENIAVQNSINEITSVIDDCVELIGQDETMLQVLLEKVKMVKKEVEAQVPKQFKKKDDVIQEMVGVSKPNSLDIQNPPVGRYKGCGKDKRLMSGKEKGILESKKRKITCSNCGSHEHNCRGCDKDKR; from the exons ATGGAACCAGAGAGGGAATACGATATCAGTGATGAAGACATCAACGAAATCCAGAATGATGATG ATTATAATTCACCAAAAGCAACTGCAACACGTAAAAACGAAACACCGGGTGGATCATTGTATTATGCACCAATTGTTGACAAACTTTTCTTACCGGTCATTGGTCATAATTATggaacacttgatcaatgtgaagaGATGTATAGGTTATATGCATATCATGCATGTTTTGACATAAGAAAGGCTGGACAAAAAACTGCAAAATCTGGATTAGTGAAACAAAAGTATTACTTATGCAACAAGGCTGGCACACCAAAGGAAGTCTACTTTGACACATTACAAGAAACTAAAAAGCCAATTCGGAAAAGCAACATGGAATGCACAGGATGTAGGGCTAAAGTTAGATTCGACTGGGTGTATGGAACAGATACTTTCGTTCTTGCTGACTTTGAAGAACAACATAATCATGAGTTGCTACCGATAGAATACAGACATTTAAGTAAAAAGGAAAGACAAATGAGGTATGCAGAGAAGTTGTTTGTATACCATTCGACGGTATCAAATATTGGTCCAACAAAGGCATACGAAGTTTACAGCAATATGAAAGGGTCTGAAAAAAATGTTCATGGAACTGTAATTGACTTCAGAAACTGGAAACGAGATTTGAATGTGTTTATCAATGCAACTGATTCTCAAATGCTCGTTAACAAAATGGAAGAAAGGAAAAAATATGTTCCTGGTTTTTCATTTGAGTACAAGCTTGAAAAAAGTCAATTACATTCCATTTTCTGGGCTGATGAAGTTGCAAAGTGCAACTACAAGGAGTTTAGTGATGTTATCTCATTTGATGCAACATATAGAACTAACAG GTACAACCTCAAGTTTGTACCATTTACTGGAATAGATAACCACCGTAGGTGTGTCACTGTTGCTGCGGCAATGATCAAGGATGAAACAGCCGAGAGTTACAAATGGCTACTTAATTGCTTCATGAAGACATTCGGGAAAGAGCCAAACATGATTGTGACAGATCAGGATAAATCAATGGCGATAGCCATAAAAGAGGTCTTTAAGACGGCAAAGCATAGATTATGCATGTGGCACATTATGAGGAAGGTGCCATCAAAG ATTCAAGAAGCAAATCCTAATATTGAAGATAAACAAGAAAAAGACTTCAAGAAGAGATTTGATAAAATTGTGTGGAATATGTACATAGAACCaactgtttttgaagaaaaatgGGAAAAGTTGATGGACGATTTTTCATTGAAGAATGACAGTtggttcaaatatatgtttgatgttAGATCAAGTTGGATACCAGCATATTTCATCGAGACTGAAATGTTTGGTTTGATGCGAACTACTTCAAGATCAGAGAGTGAAAATGCTTTTTTTTCACACTTTACAAGATCTGcatcaaatctgttgacttttatgGACGGCTTTGAATCTGCCATGTTAAAACAGAGGTCAAAACAAGAATCTTTGGATGTACAGACAATCAAGAAAAACCCAAAATTATTAACGTTGCTAAGAATTGAAAAACATGCATCAAAGGTATACACGAATACAATTTTTCTGATTATTCAACAAGAGATTGTTGCAGCTTTGTATAAATGTTCGTTGGATAAAATGGACAAAGAGGAATACACGGAAATATTTGTTGTTAAAGAGAAATTGGAAAAGAGAAAGGAATGCTCGAATGAAGGGAAGAAAAATGAAGGTTCGAATGAAGGGAAAAAAGATGAAGGCTCAAGTATGGAGGATAAAAGGGAAGGCTCGAATGAAGAAAAAGAGTTCTTCAAATACAAG GTACTTATCACTTGTGATTGGCTTATACATCAGTTTCATACTTTTTTCATTATGAAG AACGATAATATAGATGAAATCCCTGAAAAATACATAATGAGGCGTTGGAGAAGGGATATAATACCACCAGAGTTAAGATCAAGGAGAAACAGATATGGCAACGAAAACATTGCTGTTCAAAATTCTATTAATGAAATCACATCAGTTATTGATGATTGTGTTGAACTAATTGGGCAGGATGAAACGATGCTACAAGTGCTTCTTGAAAAAGTTAAAATGGTGAAGAAAGAAGTTGAGGCTCAAGTGCCAAAACAGTTTAAGAAAAAAGATGATGTCATACAAGAAATGGTTGGTGTTTCAAAACCTAATTCATTAGACATACAAAACCCACCGGTTGGGAGATACAAAGGTTGTGGAAAAGATAAGCGTCTCATGAGTGGAAAAGAGAAAGGAATTTTGGAAAGCAAAAAAAGAAAGATTACTTGCAGTAATTGTGGATCACATGAACACAATTGCAGGGGTTGTGACAAAGACAAACgttga